From Salvelinus sp. IW2-2015 linkage group LG2, ASM291031v2, whole genome shotgun sequence, one genomic window encodes:
- the cdc16 gene encoding LOW QUALITY PROTEIN: cell division cycle protein 16 homolog isoform X2 (The sequence of the model RefSeq protein was modified relative to this genomic sequence to represent the inferred CDS: substituted 1 base at 1 genomic stop codon) yields MNLDRLRKRVRHYIDQQQYQSALFWADKIASLSHEDPQDIYWLAQCLYLTSQYHRASHALRSRKLDKLYGACQYLAARCHYAAKEFQQALDILDMEEPTSKKLLDRSVKEENMIQESDWEMTPASINSSICLLRGKIYDAMDNRPLATSSYKEALKLDVYCFEAFDLLTSHHMLTAQEEKDFLDLLPLSQQCTEEEDKLLHFLFENKLKKYNKPSDMVVPEMVNGLQDNLDVVVSLAERHYYNCDFKMCYKLTSMVMVKDPFHANCLPVHIGTLVELSKANELFYLSHRLVDLYPNNPVSWFAVGCYYLMVGHKNEHARRYLSKATTLERTYGPAWIAXGHSFAVESEHDQAMAAYFTAAQLMKGCHLPMLYIGLEYGLTNNSKLAERFFSQALSIAPEDPFVMHEVAVVAFQNGDWKTAEKLFLDAMDKIKAIGNEVTVDKWEPLLNNLGHVCRKLKKYVQALEYHRQALVLIPQHASTYSAIGYVHSLMGDFESAIDYFHTALGLKRDDTFSVTMLGHCIEMYIGDTDAYIGTDIKDKVRGTLSTPGLMKMLNTSTEPSNARTTALLEESGIMALETPPSNQDKASLDTPLRSSLPLECNMYESDMMLETSMSDTSA; encoded by the exons ATGAATCTCGACAGACTTCGAAAACGTGTACGACACTACATTGATCAG CAACAGTATCAAAGTGCTCTATTTTGGGCAGATAAGATTGCATCCCTGTCACATG AAGACCCCCAGGATATCTACTGGCTAGCACAGTGCCTTTACCTCACCTCTCAGTACCACAGAGCCTCCCATGCCCTCCGCTCACGTAAACTAGATAAG TTGTATGGTGCTTGTCAATATCTTGCTGCTAGGTGCCAC TATGCTGCCAAAGAGTTCCAGCAGGCCTTAGACATCCTGGACATGGAGGAGCCAACCAGCAAGAAGCTGCTGGACCGGAGTGTCAAAGAGGAGAACATGATACAAGAGTCAGACTGGGAGATGACCCCTGCCTCT ATCAACAGTTCCATCTGCCTGTTGCGGGGGAAGATCTATGATGCCATGGACAACCGGCCTCTGGCCACGTCCAGCTACAAAGAGGCCTTGAAACTGGACGTGTACTGCTTTGAAGCCTTCGACCTTCTAACGTCCCACCACATGCTGACCGCTCAGGAAG AAAAGGACTTCCTGGACTTGCTTCCTTTGAGCCAACAGTGCACAGAGGAAGAAGACAAATTacttcacttcctgtttgagaaTAAATTGAAGAAG TATAACAAACCCAGTGATATGGTGGTCCCAGAGATGGTCAACGGTCTCCAGGACAATTTGGACGTGGTGGTCTCCCTTGCTGAGAGGCATTATTACAACTGTGACTTCAAAATGTGCTACAAACTCACTTCCAT GGTGATGGTGAAAGACCCATTCCATGCCAACTGTTTACCTGTTCATATAGGAACACTGGTGGAGCTCAGCAAAGCAAATG AACTGTTTTACCTTTCGCACAGGCTTGTGGACTTGTACCCCAACAACCCA GTCTCTTGGTTTGCTGTGGGATGCTACTATCTAATGGTTGGTCACAAAAATGAACACGCGCGTAGATATCTCAG CAAGGCGACCACTTTGGAGCGGACGTACGGTCCGGCATGGATCGCCTARGGTCACTCGTTTGCAGTGGAGAGTGAACACGACCAGGCCATGGCTGCCTACTTCACTGCTGCTCAACTGATGAAGGG ATGTCATCTCCCCATGTTGTACATAGGGCTGGAGTACGGTCTTACAAACAACTCTAAACTGGCCGAGCGCTTCTTCAGCCAGGCCCTGAGCATAGCACCAGAAGACCCSTTTGTCATGCACGAGGTGGCCGTTGTGGCCTTTCAGAACGGaga CTGGAAAACAGCCGAGAAGTTGTTCCTGGACGCAATGGACAAGATCAAAGCCATTGGGAATGAG GTAACAGTGGACAAGTGGGAGCCACTCCTGAACAACCTGGGTCACGTATGTCGAAAACTGAA GAAGTATGTCCAGGCGTTAGAGTACCACCGCCAGGCCCTGGTTCTCATCCCCCAGCACGCGTCAACCTACTCCGCCATCGGATATGTGCACAGCCTCATGGGAGACTTCGAGAGCGCCATCGACTACTTCCACACG GCACTTGGTCTTAAGCGAGATGACACGTTTTCTGTGACGATGCTCGGCCACTGCATTGAGATGTACATTGGGGATACGGATGCCTACATAG GGACGGACATAAAAGACAAAGTCCGTGGGACGCTGAGCACGCCGGGGTTGATGAAGATGCTGAACACGTCGACGGAACCCAGTAACGCTCGAACCACGGCTCTTCTGGAGGAGAGCGGCATCATGGCCCTGGAGACGCCGCCGTCCAATCAGGACAAGGCCTCGTTGGACACGCCCCTGCGGAGCTCGCTGCCCCTGGAATGCAACATGTACGAGAGTGACATGATGCTCGAGACCTCGATGTCTGACACCAGCGCGTGA
- the cdc16 gene encoding LOW QUALITY PROTEIN: cell division cycle protein 16 homolog isoform X1 (The sequence of the model RefSeq protein was modified relative to this genomic sequence to represent the inferred CDS: substituted 1 base at 1 genomic stop codon) yields the protein MNLDRLRKRVRHYIDQQQYQSALFWADKIASLSHEDPQDIYWLAQCLYLTSQYHRASHALRSRKLDKLYGACQYLAARCHYAAKEFQQALDILDMEEPTSKKLLDRSVKEENMIQESDWEMTPASINSSICLLRGKIYDAMDNRPLATSSYKEALKLDVYCFEAFDLLTSHHMLTAQEEKDFLDLLPLSQQCTEEEDKLLHFLFENKLKKYNKPSDMVVPEMVNGLQDNLDVVVSLAERHYYNCDFKMCYKLTSMVMVKDPFHANCLPVHIGTLVELSKANELFYLSHRLVDLYPNNPVSWFAVGCYYLMVGHKNEHARRYLSKATTLERTYGPAWIAXGHSFAVESEHDQAMAAYFTAAQLMKGCHLPMLYIGLEYGLTNNSKLAERFFSQALSIAPEDPFVMHEVAVVAFQNGDWKTAEKLFLDAMDKIKAIGNEVTVDKWEPLLNNLGHVCRKLKKYVQALEYHRQALVLIPQHASTYSAIGYVHSLMGDFESAIDYFHTALGLKRDDTFSVTMLGHCIEMYIGDTDAYIGKTSYIGTDIKDKVRGTLSTPGLMKMLNTSTEPSNARTTALLEESGIMALETPPSNQDKASLDTPLRSSLPLECNMYESDMMLETSMSDTSA from the exons ATGAATCTCGACAGACTTCGAAAACGTGTACGACACTACATTGATCAG CAACAGTATCAAAGTGCTCTATTTTGGGCAGATAAGATTGCATCCCTGTCACATG AAGACCCCCAGGATATCTACTGGCTAGCACAGTGCCTTTACCTCACCTCTCAGTACCACAGAGCCTCCCATGCCCTCCGCTCACGTAAACTAGATAAG TTGTATGGTGCTTGTCAATATCTTGCTGCTAGGTGCCAC TATGCTGCCAAAGAGTTCCAGCAGGCCTTAGACATCCTGGACATGGAGGAGCCAACCAGCAAGAAGCTGCTGGACCGGAGTGTCAAAGAGGAGAACATGATACAAGAGTCAGACTGGGAGATGACCCCTGCCTCT ATCAACAGTTCCATCTGCCTGTTGCGGGGGAAGATCTATGATGCCATGGACAACCGGCCTCTGGCCACGTCCAGCTACAAAGAGGCCTTGAAACTGGACGTGTACTGCTTTGAAGCCTTCGACCTTCTAACGTCCCACCACATGCTGACCGCTCAGGAAG AAAAGGACTTCCTGGACTTGCTTCCTTTGAGCCAACAGTGCACAGAGGAAGAAGACAAATTacttcacttcctgtttgagaaTAAATTGAAGAAG TATAACAAACCCAGTGATATGGTGGTCCCAGAGATGGTCAACGGTCTCCAGGACAATTTGGACGTGGTGGTCTCCCTTGCTGAGAGGCATTATTACAACTGTGACTTCAAAATGTGCTACAAACTCACTTCCAT GGTGATGGTGAAAGACCCATTCCATGCCAACTGTTTACCTGTTCATATAGGAACACTGGTGGAGCTCAGCAAAGCAAATG AACTGTTTTACCTTTCGCACAGGCTTGTGGACTTGTACCCCAACAACCCA GTCTCTTGGTTTGCTGTGGGATGCTACTATCTAATGGTTGGTCACAAAAATGAACACGCGCGTAGATATCTCAG CAAGGCGACCACTTTGGAGCGGACGTACGGTCCGGCATGGATCGCCTARGGTCACTCGTTTGCAGTGGAGAGTGAACACGACCAGGCCATGGCTGCCTACTTCACTGCTGCTCAACTGATGAAGGG ATGTCATCTCCCCATGTTGTACATAGGGCTGGAGTACGGTCTTACAAACAACTCTAAACTGGCCGAGCGCTTCTTCAGCCAGGCCCTGAGCATAGCACCAGAAGACCCSTTTGTCATGCACGAGGTGGCCGTTGTGGCCTTTCAGAACGGaga CTGGAAAACAGCCGAGAAGTTGTTCCTGGACGCAATGGACAAGATCAAAGCCATTGGGAATGAG GTAACAGTGGACAAGTGGGAGCCACTCCTGAACAACCTGGGTCACGTATGTCGAAAACTGAA GAAGTATGTCCAGGCGTTAGAGTACCACCGCCAGGCCCTGGTTCTCATCCCCCAGCACGCGTCAACCTACTCCGCCATCGGATATGTGCACAGCCTCATGGGAGACTTCGAGAGCGCCATCGACTACTTCCACACG GCACTTGGTCTTAAGCGAGATGACACGTTTTCTGTGACGATGCTCGGCCACTGCATTGAGATGTACATTGGGGATACGGATGCCTACATAGGTAAAACTTCCTACATAG GGACGGACATAAAAGACAAAGTCCGTGGGACGCTGAGCACGCCGGGGTTGATGAAGATGCTGAACACGTCGACGGAACCCAGTAACGCTCGAACCACGGCTCTTCTGGAGGAGAGCGGCATCATGGCCCTGGAGACGCCGCCGTCCAATCAGGACAAGGCCTCGTTGGACACGCCCCTGCGGAGCTCGCTGCCCCTGGAATGCAACATGTACGAGAGTGACATGATGCTCGAGACCTCGATGTCTGACACCAGCGCGTGA